The following proteins are encoded in a genomic region of Leptospira ryugenii:
- the metK gene encoding methionine adenosyltransferase: protein MSSQQNFIFTSESVSEGHPDKVCDQVSDAILDAFLAQDPKSRVACETLVTTNLVVIAGEITSKGKVDTSEVAREVIRKIGYNDINMYFDADYAVVSSHVHAQSPDIAQGVNEGEGLFKEQGAGDQGLMFGFAINDTPELMPAPIYYSHKLLELLSELRHSGKLAWLRPDSKSQVTFLYENGKPTKVDTVVISTQHSPGVSHKDIEQAVIEECVKKVIPPQFLQNPRYFINPTGKFEIGGPHGDTGLTGRKIIVDTYGGMGRHGGGAFSGKDPSKVDRSAAYIGRYIAKNVVAAGLAHKCEVQLAYAIGVAEPVSVLVDTFGTNTIPEAEIEKRVKANFKLTPKGIVESLDLLGKGRRYQDTAAYGHFGRTGSTFTWEKTDKAEALKKG from the coding sequence CACCCAGACAAAGTTTGTGACCAGGTCTCAGACGCCATCCTAGATGCATTCTTAGCACAAGACCCAAAATCGCGTGTCGCATGCGAAACTTTGGTAACCACCAATTTAGTGGTCATTGCTGGTGAAATTACGAGCAAAGGAAAAGTCGACACTTCTGAAGTCGCTCGGGAAGTCATCCGCAAGATCGGATACAATGACATCAATATGTACTTTGATGCTGACTATGCTGTGGTATCTTCCCATGTCCATGCGCAATCACCTGACATTGCGCAAGGTGTGAATGAAGGTGAAGGTCTTTTTAAAGAACAAGGCGCAGGAGACCAAGGATTGATGTTTGGTTTTGCGATCAATGATACTCCAGAATTAATGCCGGCTCCTATCTATTACTCTCACAAATTGTTGGAACTTCTTTCCGAACTCAGACATTCGGGCAAACTGGCTTGGCTAAGACCAGATTCAAAATCTCAGGTAACCTTTCTGTATGAAAATGGGAAACCTACAAAAGTGGACACAGTAGTTATTTCAACCCAACATAGCCCAGGCGTGAGCCATAAAGACATTGAACAGGCAGTGATTGAAGAATGCGTTAAAAAGGTCATCCCTCCTCAGTTTTTACAAAACCCGCGCTATTTCATCAACCCAACTGGCAAATTTGAAATCGGTGGGCCACATGGTGATACTGGACTCACAGGAAGAAAGATCATTGTTGATACCTACGGTGGAATGGGACGCCATGGTGGTGGTGCCTTCTCTGGTAAAGATCCATCCAAAGTGGATAGATCAGCAGCCTATATCGGACGTTATATTGCTAAAAACGTTGTGGCAGCTGGCCTTGCTCATAAGTGTGAAGTCCAACTTGCCTACGCGATTGGTGTCGCAGAACCAGTGTCGGTGTTAGTTGATACTTTTGGTACCAATACAATTCCAGAGGCTGAAATCGAAAAACGAGTCAAAGCGAACTTCAAGCTGACTCCGAAAGGAATTGTTGAATCATTAGATTTGTTGGGTAAAGGCAGAAGATACCAAGACACTGCTGCGTATGGACATTTCGGAAGAACTGGTTCTACCTTTACTTGGGAAAAGACCGATAAAGCGGAAGCACTCAAAAAAGGATAA
- a CDS encoding transketolase family protein, protein MGAPSQSTADKKATRDAYGEALVELGAKRTDIVVLDADLSGSTKTADFKKKFPDRFFNVGVAEQNLVGHAAGLALSGFVPFASSFAMFLSGRAWEVVRNSVVYPNLNVKLVASHGGITVGEDGASHQCIEDFAIMRVIPEMTVICPADFNETKQVIHAIADYKGPVYVRVGRPAIPLIERDNYQFKIGKAEVLSEGKDVCIIACGVMVSEAMLAVQSLQEKGIAATLLNMATIKPLDKEAILKYAKECGAVVTCEEHNVLGGLGSAVSELLSEEYPVPVIKVGMKDSFGKSGTWSGLLDYFGLRAKNIVEHAEVAIAKKRK, encoded by the coding sequence ATGGGAGCACCTAGCCAATCCACTGCAGACAAAAAAGCAACCAGAGATGCCTATGGCGAAGCTCTGGTTGAGTTAGGAGCCAAGCGAACCGATATAGTCGTGTTAGATGCAGATCTATCTGGCTCAACAAAAACGGCGGACTTTAAAAAAAAGTTTCCTGATCGATTTTTTAATGTAGGGGTCGCAGAACAAAATTTAGTTGGTCATGCGGCAGGATTAGCTCTTTCTGGTTTTGTTCCATTTGCCTCCTCGTTTGCTATGTTCCTCTCTGGCAGAGCTTGGGAAGTGGTGCGAAACAGCGTCGTATACCCAAACTTAAATGTCAAACTTGTAGCATCGCATGGTGGTATTACTGTGGGAGAGGATGGTGCATCCCACCAGTGTATTGAAGATTTTGCGATTATGCGTGTGATTCCCGAGATGACTGTGATCTGCCCTGCTGATTTCAATGAAACAAAACAAGTCATACATGCTATCGCAGATTATAAAGGGCCTGTCTACGTGCGAGTAGGCCGACCGGCCATCCCACTCATTGAACGAGACAATTACCAATTCAAAATCGGTAAAGCTGAGGTTTTATCTGAAGGAAAGGATGTTTGTATCATCGCATGTGGAGTTATGGTATCGGAAGCGATGCTTGCAGTTCAATCCTTACAAGAAAAGGGAATTGCGGCAACCTTATTGAACATGGCTACCATCAAACCTCTTGATAAAGAAGCAATTTTAAAGTATGCTAAAGAATGTGGTGCTGTTGTTACCTGTGAAGAACACAACGTACTTGGAGGATTGGGTTCGGCTGTCTCTGAATTGTTATCAGAAGAGTATCCTGTCCCCGTCATCAAAGTTGGTATGAAAGACAGCTTCGGAAAATCAGGCACTTGGAGTGGTTTACTCGACTATTTTGGCCTCCGAGCAAAAAATATCGTTGAACACGCGGAAGTTGCCATCGCCAAAAAAAGAAAATAA
- a CDS encoding ATP-dependent Clp protease adaptor ClpS, translating to MLATNSSQPGVLEETEVFVKPTFSGPWKVVLWDDDHHTYDYVIEMLMDVCQMSIEKAFQHAIEVDTLKRTIVFTGELEHAEFIHERIISYGPDPRMTSSKGSMTATLEN from the coding sequence ATGCTTGCGACGAATTCGAGTCAGCCCGGAGTACTAGAAGAAACAGAAGTTTTCGTAAAGCCCACTTTTAGTGGCCCTTGGAAAGTTGTCTTATGGGATGATGACCACCACACTTATGATTATGTGATCGAGATGCTCATGGACGTTTGCCAAATGAGCATCGAAAAAGCCTTTCAACATGCAATAGAAGTAGATACACTCAAACGAACCATTGTCTTCACTGGAGAATTGGAACATGCTGAGTTTATACATGAGCGCATCATTTCGTATGGCCCTGACCCTCGGATGACAAGCTCAAAAGGTTCTATGACAGCGACCTTGGAAAATTGA
- a CDS encoding carbohydrate-binding module 48 translates to MKFRSKLIFPIILVLFISMSLLGQETLDWVGGFSSDQLEMQEEEENQDTVYYLWQLESLKKNISPRYIRYLDVESYLKTNRLLKRGILFTYNGLRDDSVELCGNFSNWTCLPMKRNQFGIYYYVLEPEMITAQYEDDPIYEYKFRVGGILTFDPENLDKVEDGSGSFISRYVLNRKDTNRQIHSLVLEDSASEEYDFRTVKFQIYKPDAEVVSLVGDFNDWNPENDFLKKDRNGIFSLEKKLLPNQEYHYRFIVDGEYMLDTYNPISNVKTDTSETVSSIYVPTRSTELERKE, encoded by the coding sequence ATGAAGTTCCGATCCAAATTGATTTTCCCCATTATATTGGTCCTTTTCATATCCATGAGTCTTCTCGGGCAGGAGACACTTGATTGGGTTGGAGGTTTCTCCTCTGACCAATTGGAAATGCAAGAAGAAGAGGAGAACCAAGACACCGTATATTACCTTTGGCAATTAGAAAGTCTGAAAAAAAATATTAGCCCAAGGTACATTCGGTATCTAGATGTAGAATCTTATTTGAAAACAAATCGATTGTTAAAGCGTGGCATACTTTTTACTTACAACGGTCTTCGAGATGATTCCGTTGAGTTGTGTGGAAATTTTAGCAACTGGACATGTTTGCCAATGAAACGAAATCAATTTGGTATCTACTACTATGTCTTAGAGCCAGAGATGATAACAGCTCAATATGAAGACGATCCCATTTATGAATATAAATTTCGTGTAGGCGGGATACTGACTTTTGATCCTGAAAATTTAGATAAAGTAGAAGATGGCTCCGGATCGTTTATCTCTCGTTATGTTCTAAATCGTAAAGATACAAATAGACAAATCCATTCTCTGGTTTTAGAAGATTCGGCGTCAGAAGAATATGACTTTCGCACCGTTAAGTTTCAAATTTACAAACCGGATGCTGAGGTAGTCAGTTTGGTCGGTGACTTTAATGATTGGAACCCGGAAAATGATTTTCTTAAAAAAGATAGAAATGGTATTTTTTCATTGGAGAAAAAACTTCTTCCCAACCAAGAATACCATTACCGTTTTATTGTGGATGGTGAATATATGCTAGATACTTATAATCCAATTTCTAATGTAAAGACAGATACATCAGAAACTGTCTCTTCTATTTATGTACCTACACGTTCCACAGAATTGGAAAGAAAGGAGTGA